In Zobellia roscoffensis, the following are encoded in one genomic region:
- a CDS encoding TonB-dependent receptor — protein sequence MKKALIVSLLFLNCIYVSYSQETTITGSVIDEFGVVLPGTDIIIKGTTKGTLTDFDGNYTIDAPTDAILVVSSLGYATQEVPINGQTSIKITLVMAAEQLLETIVVGSRRQGRTKLDTPVPVDVINIAEAAINMPQQDISQMLTAAAPSFTAFTSGGGDLSSFVSQPSLRGLASSQMLVLVNGKRRHSSAILAGNQTGTPGPGVDMRFIPSVGVDRIEILRDGASAQYGSDAIAGVINMVMKKGTGEFKGSLTAGAYTNKPGYDDSELTADERDLNRSFDGWDGQNFQFDGNYGIAFENDGYFNASVMLAQAERTVRPSVLSLERAPLYDEAYLTNNRTETNGTPIITNPELIAAQASGDANLINSLQTVQGLMSARDIEQIDVASYSGLPAKTNMSLAFNLETPLTETSDFYAFGDIGYQYSDAYSCFYRRSAQADRSSYDLYPNGFRPQIYNDQYNISLATGITGMIGDYDFDLSNTFGTNWAKYGMFNTWNASIGSGSPTDMNLGTHSFLQNTINLDASHFYEDILSGLNVAFGGELRFENYIIRAGQEESYTAGDAGVITATEDNQALIGPDGFPLEDLNGNPFIDEFGNPLSLEYAGVSQELVKNYALNCQCFRGYAPENEGNNWRSVMAAYVDMELDLTENFLVSGALRVENYSDFGNVLTGKFAGRYKIGENFSFRGSFSSGFRAPSLQELNYSHSYTFFVDLVPFDGTLYPNNSSASRALGVSALTEERSRNYSLGFTTKIGKVDITVDAYKIDIFDRIFETGEFDASSSPALEPVIGSGLATFRINGGDISTQGIEAVVNYNTNLGAGKLGLVLAGTFRENKFEGVNLPDLNTNLTDAELEENYVSRSLIGQFETGTPSSKIIGTLNYSVGKFSAMLRGTRFGSVQTRDNNLRTLVPEGTLGYADQFFTPEFTTDIGLTYKFNDTLSLTVGGNNVFNEYPEILRYELRSFNLYSQYQQGSAGAYYFGRLTITL from the coding sequence ATGAAGAAAGCTCTAATAGTATCACTCTTATTTTTAAACTGTATATATGTATCATACAGTCAAGAGACAACCATTACCGGATCGGTAATAGATGAATTCGGTGTCGTGTTGCCTGGCACAGATATTATAATTAAAGGCACAACCAAAGGAACATTAACAGATTTTGATGGTAATTACACTATAGATGCCCCAACAGATGCTATTCTTGTAGTATCATCACTAGGCTATGCCACCCAAGAGGTCCCTATAAACGGTCAGACTTCAATTAAAATAACATTGGTCATGGCCGCGGAACAACTACTTGAAACTATTGTAGTAGGCTCAAGACGACAAGGGAGGACAAAGTTAGACACTCCTGTTCCTGTTGATGTAATCAACATTGCTGAAGCAGCTATAAACATGCCACAACAAGACATATCTCAAATGCTAACCGCGGCAGCCCCTTCATTTACTGCATTTACCAGTGGCGGGGGTGATTTATCCTCTTTTGTTAGTCAACCAAGTCTTAGAGGGCTTGCATCAAGTCAAATGCTTGTTCTTGTAAATGGTAAGCGAAGACACTCTTCAGCTATTTTAGCTGGCAATCAAACGGGGACTCCTGGTCCCGGTGTGGATATGAGATTTATACCTTCCGTAGGAGTAGACCGAATTGAAATACTTAGGGATGGTGCTTCTGCCCAATATGGCTCTGATGCTATAGCAGGGGTAATTAATATGGTTATGAAAAAGGGAACAGGTGAATTTAAAGGTAGTTTAACTGCTGGTGCATATACCAATAAGCCTGGTTACGACGATTCAGAATTAACAGCAGATGAAAGAGACCTAAACAGATCTTTTGATGGCTGGGATGGTCAAAACTTTCAATTTGATGGGAATTACGGTATTGCGTTCGAGAATGATGGCTACTTTAATGCATCCGTTATGTTAGCACAAGCGGAACGTACAGTGAGACCTAGTGTATTATCTCTTGAGCGCGCTCCTTTATATGATGAGGCTTACTTAACGAACAACCGTACAGAAACAAATGGTACACCAATCATAACAAACCCAGAACTTATTGCAGCACAAGCAAGTGGAGATGCAAATCTTATCAATTCTCTACAAACAGTTCAAGGACTTATGTCTGCAAGAGATATTGAACAAATTGATGTTGCTTCTTATAGCGGGCTACCCGCCAAAACGAATATGAGTTTAGCTTTCAATTTGGAAACTCCTTTAACAGAAACTTCTGATTTTTATGCTTTTGGAGATATTGGCTATCAATATTCTGATGCATACAGCTGTTTTTATAGAAGATCCGCACAAGCAGACAGATCTAGTTATGATCTGTACCCTAACGGTTTTAGACCACAAATCTATAATGATCAATATAACATCTCCCTTGCTACTGGAATTACAGGTATGATCGGCGACTATGATTTTGATTTAAGTAACACATTTGGTACGAACTGGGCCAAATACGGAATGTTCAATACATGGAATGCAAGTATTGGCTCTGGCTCTCCTACAGATATGAATCTTGGTACGCATAGTTTTTTACAAAACACTATAAACTTAGATGCTTCTCATTTTTATGAAGATATCCTATCTGGCTTGAACGTCGCTTTTGGAGGAGAATTAAGATTTGAAAATTATATTATTAGAGCTGGCCAAGAAGAAAGTTATACCGCTGGCGATGCCGGTGTAATTACAGCAACAGAAGACAATCAAGCACTTATAGGTCCTGATGGGTTTCCTTTGGAAGACCTTAATGGAAATCCCTTCATTGATGAATTCGGAAATCCGTTATCTCTTGAGTATGCAGGTGTAAGTCAAGAATTGGTAAAGAATTACGCATTAAACTGTCAATGTTTTAGAGGTTATGCCCCAGAAAACGAAGGCAATAACTGGAGATCAGTTATGGCTGCTTACGTAGATATGGAACTAGACCTTACTGAAAACTTTTTAGTATCTGGTGCACTTAGAGTAGAAAATTATTCTGATTTCGGTAACGTATTAACTGGAAAATTTGCTGGACGTTATAAAATAGGTGAAAACTTTTCTTTCAGAGGTTCGTTCAGTAGTGGTTTTAGAGCTCCTTCTTTACAAGAACTGAACTACTCGCATAGTTACACATTCTTCGTTGACCTTGTTCCTTTTGATGGTACCCTTTATCCTAATAACAGTTCTGCCTCTCGCGCTTTGGGCGTTAGTGCTTTAACCGAAGAAAGATCTAGAAACTACAGTTTAGGTTTCACGACCAAAATTGGAAAAGTTGACATAACAGTTGACGCCTATAAAATTGACATATTTGATAGAATTTTTGAAACAGGAGAATTTGATGCTTCGTCATCACCTGCGCTCGAACCTGTGATTGGTAGTGGTTTAGCAACGTTCAGAATCAATGGCGGTGATATAAGTACCCAAGGTATTGAAGCCGTTGTTAACTATAACACCAACTTAGGAGCTGGAAAGCTCGGATTGGTATTGGCCGGTACTTTTAGAGAAAACAAATTTGAAGGTGTAAACTTACCTGATTTAAATACCAACTTAACAGATGCTGAATTAGAAGAAAACTACGTAAGCCGTTCGCTTATCGGTCAATTTGAAACGGGTACGCCAAGTTCCAAAATAATAGGTACCCTTAACTATTCTGTGGGTAAATTCTCTGCTATGCTTAGAGGTACGCGTTTTGGGTCGGTTCAAACTAGAGATAACAACTTACGAACATTAGTTCCTGAAGGAACACTAGGTTATGCCGATCAGTTTTTCACACCTGAATTCACTACAGACATAGGTCTTACCTATAAATTTAACGACACCTTAAGCCTTACTGTTGGAGGAAATAACGTTTTCAATGAATATCCAGAAATCTTAAGATATGAACTACGTAGCTTCAACCTTTACTCACAATATCAGCAAGGATCTGCAGGGGCTTATTACTTTGGAAGATTAACTATCACCCTGTAA
- a CDS encoding AEC family transporter: MNFALQNTLELLLIIGLGLLLQKKVAKQDLKGVKVIILSVALPAVIFVALLKIKLDSSLLIFPLLALAFNLVMLLASKYLLNSSVSKEENSKRRTIMMLMPSLAPGLSCFPFIAIYLGDDSVALAALADVGNKIFVLILLYMVAMHWYQKRALKDLQTSTSNKLKGLGLALIKEPINMVIIVGLLLLSFGFNLESLPGFLQNTALSIKVIMTPLILLFIGMAVRIKSGEFGLILSLLIRRAGITFCLSAIFILLFPGLAAPLVLLIIVFPQSSCSFWPFAHMSAISAMEEEDKQDKPTFDINFAVNILALSLPFSTMLAIGIFSFSDFFINPAILLLIGFGMITVSFIPYLIEKVKKSKERELSGQFNTYAGIDNHSQTSEDN; encoded by the coding sequence ATGAATTTTGCCCTTCAAAACACGTTAGAACTTTTACTTATTATTGGTTTAGGGCTGCTATTACAAAAAAAAGTAGCGAAACAAGACCTTAAAGGCGTCAAGGTAATTATATTAAGCGTTGCCTTACCGGCCGTGATTTTCGTTGCCCTTTTAAAAATAAAATTAGACAGTTCTTTATTGATTTTTCCCCTGCTTGCCTTAGCATTTAATCTTGTTATGTTACTGGCTTCAAAATACCTTCTTAACTCATCCGTATCAAAAGAAGAAAACTCAAAAAGAAGAACCATCATGATGCTAATGCCTTCACTGGCACCAGGTCTTTCATGCTTTCCGTTCATTGCCATTTATTTAGGAGATGACTCCGTAGCACTTGCCGCCCTAGCAGATGTTGGGAACAAAATTTTTGTTCTGATACTGCTTTATATGGTTGCTATGCACTGGTATCAAAAAAGAGCTTTAAAAGATTTACAAACCTCAACCTCTAACAAATTAAAGGGATTAGGTTTAGCTTTAATAAAAGAGCCCATTAATATGGTTATCATCGTAGGCCTTTTGTTATTGTCTTTCGGGTTTAACTTAGAATCACTACCTGGTTTTTTACAAAATACTGCATTGAGCATAAAAGTAATAATGACACCTCTTATACTATTGTTTATTGGTATGGCGGTACGTATTAAATCTGGTGAGTTTGGTCTTATCCTCTCTCTTTTAATACGTAGAGCAGGTATTACATTCTGCCTTTCTGCTATTTTTATATTACTATTCCCAGGCTTAGCCGCACCATTAGTTTTACTCATAATAGTATTCCCACAAAGCTCATGTAGCTTCTGGCCTTTTGCTCATATGAGTGCTATTAGCGCTATGGAAGAAGAAGACAAGCAAGATAAACCAACCTTTGATATAAATTTTGCCGTTAATATTTTGGCATTATCATTACCGTTTTCTACCATGTTGGCCATAGGAATCTTCTCTTTTAGCGATTTCTTTATCAACCCTGCAATTTTACTATTAATAGGTTTTGGTATGATAACGGTTTCTTTTATTCCATATTTAATTGAAAAAGTAAAGAAAAGCAAAGAAAGGGAGCTGTCCGGCCAATTTAACACATACGCAGGCATAGATAACCATTCACAAACTTCAGAGGATAACTAA
- the ald gene encoding alanine dehydrogenase: MTIGIPKEVKNNENRVGMTPAGVFELTKHGHIVYVQSNAGDGSGFFDNDYKKAGALILDTIGQVYGISEMIVKVKEPMAEEYDLVQPDQIVFTYFHFASSEPLTKAMIESKSICIAYETVEDADGTLPLLTPMSEVAGRMAIQQGAKYLEKPAKGRGVLLGGVPGVAPGKVLVLGAGVVGVQAAKMAAGLGAQVTILDINMKRLRHINDVMPPHVITEFSNEFNIRKHIQTHDLIIGGVLLKGAKAPNLITRDMLKEMRPGTVIVDVAVDQGGCVETTRPTTHEDPIYIIDDVVHYSVANMPGAVPYTSTVALTNVTLPYVLKLANLGWANATDADPALKKGLNIINGEVVYDGIMDAF, translated from the coding sequence ATGACAATTGGTATCCCAAAAGAAGTAAAAAACAACGAAAATCGCGTAGGCATGACACCTGCAGGCGTCTTTGAATTAACTAAACATGGTCATATTGTTTATGTTCAATCCAACGCTGGAGATGGAAGCGGTTTTTTTGACAATGACTACAAAAAAGCGGGTGCACTCATTTTAGATACTATAGGACAAGTTTATGGTATTAGCGAAATGATTGTAAAGGTCAAAGAACCAATGGCCGAAGAATATGATTTAGTCCAGCCCGATCAAATTGTTTTCACCTACTTTCATTTTGCCTCTAGTGAACCATTAACCAAAGCAATGATAGAAAGTAAATCTATATGTATTGCTTACGAAACGGTTGAAGATGCAGATGGCACCTTACCTCTACTAACCCCTATGTCCGAAGTTGCCGGAAGAATGGCCATTCAACAAGGGGCCAAATACTTAGAAAAACCAGCAAAAGGCAGAGGTGTCCTTTTAGGAGGAGTACCAGGTGTTGCACCAGGCAAAGTATTGGTATTAGGCGCTGGTGTAGTTGGCGTACAGGCAGCAAAAATGGCTGCAGGGCTTGGAGCTCAAGTCACTATCCTAGATATTAATATGAAGCGACTTAGACATATAAATGATGTTATGCCACCTCATGTAATAACGGAGTTCTCTAATGAATTTAATATCCGAAAGCATATACAAACACACGACCTTATTATTGGCGGTGTTCTCTTAAAAGGAGCCAAAGCTCCAAATCTTATTACTAGAGATATGCTTAAAGAAATGAGACCAGGAACAGTTATAGTAGATGTTGCCGTAGACCAAGGCGGATGTGTAGAAACTACGAGACCAACCACTCACGAAGACCCTATTTACATTATTGACGATGTAGTACATTATTCAGTTGCCAATATGCCCGGAGCTGTCCCGTATACATCTACCGTTGCACTTACCAATGTAACCCTACCGTATGTATTAAAACTAGCGAATTTAGGATGGGCAAATGCTACTGATGCAGACCCAGCTCTTAAGAAAGGGCTAAATATAATTAACGGAGAAGTGGTTTATGATGGTATTATGGATGCTTTTTAA
- a CDS encoding pyridoxal phosphate-dependent aminotransferase, with translation MKTLDRRAWLKRGALTAAGAIAAPYLSYGAFGNEPVIIDAQGNLPYTPFFKEYLPYEVDKPVELLAKLNANENPYGPSPMAVDAFQKYAPKGNRYGWKEMFELVDKIAELEGVKTETIMMGPGSSDLLEKTAMVFFQNGGNIVSADPAYMSLIKVAEATGATWKPIKLKDDWSHDLPAMEAAIDADTKLVYICNPNNPTGSMTDHEELVDFCSRVSEKVPIFVDEAYLGFLDDAAKKSMVSLINEGKNVMIARTFSKIQGMAGLRVGYMVAQPETLAIIQKITRGGMGISLPSVHAAMASMDDIEFSNKTRKLNSECREYVYSVLDGMGYSYVPSSTSFIIFPIEMEGKAFLEKMTAEGVGVRAFNIMDKNWCRVSMGTMEEMKLFGAALQKVLA, from the coding sequence ATGAAAACATTAGACAGAAGAGCATGGTTGAAACGAGGAGCACTTACAGCAGCTGGAGCAATAGCTGCGCCGTATTTAAGTTATGGAGCCTTTGGTAACGAGCCAGTGATCATAGATGCTCAAGGCAATCTTCCATATACTCCTTTTTTTAAAGAGTATTTGCCTTATGAAGTAGACAAACCTGTTGAACTTCTTGCAAAATTAAACGCCAATGAAAACCCTTACGGACCATCACCTATGGCTGTTGATGCTTTTCAAAAATATGCACCAAAAGGTAATCGTTATGGATGGAAAGAAATGTTCGAATTGGTCGATAAAATTGCTGAACTAGAAGGTGTTAAAACTGAAACTATTATGATGGGGCCTGGTTCTTCTGACCTTTTAGAGAAAACTGCGATGGTATTTTTCCAAAATGGAGGGAATATTGTTTCTGCGGATCCTGCATACATGTCATTGATAAAAGTAGCTGAAGCTACAGGAGCAACATGGAAGCCTATTAAACTAAAAGATGATTGGTCTCATGATCTACCAGCCATGGAAGCTGCAATCGACGCTGACACAAAATTGGTATACATCTGTAACCCGAACAACCCAACGGGAAGTATGACAGACCATGAAGAGCTTGTAGATTTTTGCTCTAGGGTTTCTGAAAAAGTTCCAATTTTTGTAGATGAAGCCTATTTAGGATTTTTAGATGATGCTGCTAAAAAAAGTATGGTATCTCTAATAAACGAAGGTAAAAATGTAATGATTGCACGTACTTTCTCTAAAATTCAAGGTATGGCCGGCTTACGTGTAGGTTACATGGTTGCTCAACCAGAAACATTGGCCATCATTCAAAAGATAACAAGAGGTGGTATGGGTATTTCATTACCATCGGTTCATGCTGCAATGGCAAGTATGGATGATATTGAATTTTCAAACAAAACAAGAAAATTGAATTCTGAATGTAGGGAGTATGTTTATTCTGTATTAGACGGAATGGGTTATAGCTATGTACCATCATCTACAAGTTTTATAATCTTTCCTATTGAAATGGAAGGAAAAGCATTCTTAGAAAAAATGACCGCAGAAGGTGTTGGTGTTCGTGCTTTCAACATTATGGACAAAAACTGGTGCCGTGTTAGTATGGGTACTATGGAAGAAATGAAACTTTTCGGTGCTGCTTTACAAAAAGTACTGGCCTAA